A single window of Calditrichota bacterium DNA harbors:
- a CDS encoding ATP-binding protein has protein sequence MQHLEKLDSTASNKQPSPEIFTIVADESGDINAQISSLEKQVFDHFRQGHFHLKIDLRHVKIAPARMIVFFIRISSQARRLGGDVELTNLHTFVRNNLVTFSPRTFLSIEPSEDFALFDFGEDIEPASLQETEKGTEPPAEEIPEEPKGTADVENNRNEEIALEILQSLDLREADKVRINSSADNLYKVCDFVVQRAKDAGFDQHELAKLKVTAYEASLNVVEHAYFSNPDYWIDVYAVRRNGKFYIVIHDWGASFEFNPDRDYDVEMAVKQRKTGGFGLHIIRRSVDEICYLKDQNVGNRLILIKNLPE, from the coding sequence GTGCAACATTTGGAAAAACTGGATTCGACAGCTTCAAACAAGCAGCCATCGCCGGAGATTTTTACCATTGTCGCGGATGAGTCGGGCGACATTAACGCGCAAATTTCCTCGCTGGAAAAGCAGGTGTTTGACCATTTTCGTCAGGGACATTTTCATTTGAAAATCGACTTGCGTCACGTGAAAATTGCTCCGGCGAGAATGATCGTCTTTTTCATCCGCATCAGCAGTCAAGCGCGGCGGCTGGGCGGAGATGTTGAATTGACAAATTTGCACACTTTCGTGCGAAATAATTTGGTGACTTTTTCTCCGAGAACTTTTTTGTCCATTGAGCCTTCGGAGGATTTTGCTCTCTTTGATTTTGGCGAGGATATTGAACCAGCGTCGCTGCAGGAGACAGAGAAGGGGACGGAACCGCCAGCCGAAGAAATTCCAGAGGAACCAAAGGGAACTGCTGACGTAGAAAATAATCGAAATGAAGAAATTGCGCTGGAGATTTTGCAATCGCTGGATTTGCGCGAAGCGGATAAAGTGCGCATCAACAGCTCTGCCGATAATCTGTACAAAGTGTGCGATTTTGTGGTGCAGCGAGCTAAAGACGCTGGCTTTGATCAGCACGAACTGGCAAAATTGAAAGTGACAGCGTACGAAGCCAGTTTAAACGTTGTCGAACATGCCTATTTTTCGAATCCGGATTACTGGATCGATGTGTACGCCGTTCGTCGCAATGGGAAATTTTATATTGTGATTCACGATTGGGGCGCGAGTTTTGAGTTCAATCCTGATCGGGATTATGATGTGGAAATGGCAGTAAAGCAAAGAAAAACCGGCGGGTTCGGCTTGCACATCATTCGTCGTTCGGTGGACGAAATTTGTTATTTGAAAGATCAGAATGTCGGTAATCGGCTGATTCTGATTAAAAATTTACCTGAATAA